GCGTGACGACCACCGACGCCGAGCGCGCGGACGCGGGTAACCCGTACAACACGTACGCGCACCCCGGGCTCCCCGTCGGCCCGATCTCGAACCCCGGCGATCTGGCGATCAATGCGGTGCAGCACCCTGCCGACGGCACGTGGATGTACTTCGTGACCTGGAACCTGCAGACCGGAGAGACCATCTTCTCGACGACGCAGGCCGAGCACGACGCGGCGGTCGAGAAGTGGCAGCAGTGGATGAAGGACAACCCGAGCTATGGCTGAGATCAGCGACCCCCGACCGGATGAGGACATCGCGGAGCCGGCCGTGCTCGAGGAGGACGCCGAGACGCTGACCGACGCCGTGGATGACGCGGACGACGAGCCGGCGATCGAGGACGGCGTCTCGGAGGCGTCGGCGGAGGCATCCATCGCCGCGCTCGTGGATGCGGAGCGCGAGCGAGAGGCCGAAGAGGCCGCGGTCGAGGAGGCCGAGGCCGCCGTCGAGCGGGAAGAGCCGTTCGATGACGCAGACGTAGACGCAGAAGCCGCGCCTGCCCCCGCAACCGACACCCAACCGGCCGCGAAGCCCGCATCCAAGCGCGCACCGGCCAAGGCCGCATCCACCCCGCGCACGCCCAAGACACCCAGCCGTCGGCTCGCCGTGCTCGGGTCGCCGATCGAGCACTCGCGGTCGCCGGAGCTCCACCGGGCGGCGTACGACGCGCTCGGGCTGGACTGGTCGTACGAGGCCGTCGACGTCACCGAAGAAGCCCTGCCGGACTTCGTGGCCGGGCTCGGCCCCGAATGGCGCGGGCTGTCGCTGACGATGCCGCTGAAGAAGGCCGTGCTCCCGCTGCTCGCGGAGACCGACCGGATCGCGCAGCAGACGGGCGGCGCCAACACCGTGCTGCTGGACGGCGAGAACTTGCGCGGTTTCAACACGGATGTGGCGGGCATCGTCCGCGCACTCGAGGCGGCCGGCCTCGAGCAGGTCCGCTATGCGCACATCCTGGGCGGGGGAGCGACCGCGGCGTCCGCGCTCGTCGCCGCCGCCGAGTTGGGGGCCGAACGCGTCGACGTCC
This region of Leifsonia sp. fls2-241-R2A-40a genomic DNA includes:
- a CDS encoding shikimate dehydrogenase gives rise to the protein MAEISDPRPDEDIAEPAVLEEDAETLTDAVDDADDEPAIEDGVSEASAEASIAALVDAEREREAEEAAVEEAEAAVEREEPFDDADVDAEAAPAPATDTQPAAKPASKRAPAKAASTPRTPKTPSRRLAVLGSPIEHSRSPELHRAAYDALGLDWSYEAVDVTEEALPDFVAGLGPEWRGLSLTMPLKKAVLPLLAETDRIAQQTGGANTVLLDGENLRGFNTDVAGIVRALEAAGLEQVRYAHILGGGATAASALVAAAELGAERVDVHVRDLSRSAWIEPLANDLGLRVRIRPFSQADRSLDVPELVMSTLPGGTITEAVYTDSTRRRSVLFDVAYEPWPTPLARQWEAVGGSVVSGLAMLVHQALLQVRVFVSGDPLQPLQDESEVLAAMQEAVGIDDQGAALED